From one Desulfovulcanus ferrireducens genomic stretch:
- a CDS encoding FKBP-type peptidyl-prolyl cis-trans isomerase has product MAKIQDGTVVKVHYTGKLDDGTVFDTSDGREPLEFTIGQGQVIPGFENAVKEMELGEKKTITIPSDEAYGPHNEDMVIQVPKEHLPPDIPQDVGQQLLLRHPSGQEFPATIIDVSEDQITLDANHPLAGQNLTFEIELVSA; this is encoded by the coding sequence ATGGCTAAGATTCAAGACGGAACAGTGGTTAAAGTCCACTACACCGGCAAGTTGGACGATGGAACAGTTTTTGACACTTCTGACGGCAGAGAACCACTAGAGTTCACCATTGGCCAAGGTCAGGTTATTCCTGGTTTTGAAAATGCTGTCAAAGAAATGGAACTGGGAGAGAAGAAAACAATAACCATTCCAAGTGACGAAGCCTATGGCCCCCATAATGAAGACATGGTTATTCAAGTACCTAAAGAACATCTTCCCCCTGACATTCCTCAAGATGTAGGGCAACAACTACTCCTGCGCCATCCAAGCGGCCAGGAATTTCCAGCAACCATTATCGATGTCAGCGAGGACCAAATAACTCTGGATGCCAATCATCCATTGGCAGGCCAAAACCTTACTTTTGAAATTGAATTGGTTTCAGCCTAG
- a CDS encoding DnaJ family domain-containing protein has product MDIFIKIAEEKIKEAQSKGEFDNLPGKGKPLNLDEDNHVPQELRIAYKILKNSGYIPPEIQAQKEIKSTLDLLKHCTDEREKYKKIQKLNLLITKMNITRKVPVNLEQDQLYYEKIVDKVKIKNKK; this is encoded by the coding sequence ATGGATATATTTATTAAAATTGCTGAAGAAAAAATTAAAGAGGCTCAATCTAAAGGAGAATTTGACAATCTTCCAGGAAAAGGTAAACCTCTAAATCTTGACGAAGACAATCATGTTCCACAGGAGTTAAGAATTGCTTACAAAATCCTCAAAAACAGCGGATATATACCACCGGAAATACAAGCACAAAAGGAAATAAAATCTACTTTAGATCTTCTTAAACATTGTACTGATGAGCGAGAAAAGTATAAGAAAATCCAAAAGTTAAACCTTCTGATCACAAAAATGAATATCACCCGAAAAGTGCCTGTAAATCTGGAGCAAGATCAACTCTATTATGAAAAAATTGTGGACAAGGTCAAAATTAAAAATAAGAAATGA
- a CDS encoding RelA/SpoT family protein, giving the protein MIRINEIIDKVSPYLTSSDLALIQKAYVFSAAAHAGQIRLSGEPYLSHPLEVANILAEMHLDASTIAAGLLHDTVEDTRASIEELERHFGSEVAKIVDGVTKISKMKFDSKEEAQAENIRKMILAMADDIRVIMVKLADRLHNVRTLEFQKDIKQRLIAKETLDIYAPLANRLGLYRLKVELEDLSLKYSRPDIFHQIEDGIKRHQTTGQQYIDKVCDLIKNILEENSIQGRVSGRVKHIYSIYHKMVQQGLTLDQVYDLIAFRVIVKSIKDCYAVLGLVHAIWKPVPGRFKDYISMPKANMYQSLHTTVIGPDGERIEIQIRTEEMHQLAEYGVAAHWKYKEGGTKLKEKDAERFSWLRRILDWQQELKDPREFMASLRFDLFQDEVYVFTPRGEVKELPEGATPVDFAYMIHSEVGDHCAGAKVNGRLVPLNTKLKNGDVVEIITDPHRNPSRDWLKFVKTAKARTRIKHWIRNEERETSIALGREVLEKEGRKLGLNIQKILREGQLEEVARDFSYKSVEDLLSAVGYARITPRQVLNRLLPKEEPKAELEKGEVAQREEKERLKGPRKDGVRIKGVGDVLLRFAKCCNPIPGDPIIGYISRGRGVTIHTTDCPNVERMEPERMLEVAWEVGVEKAFPAKIKIVCKNEKGVLALVSGLLTEEDIDIDSGTFKSNVDGRSEIVFTVLVNNSTHLYKAIESMRKLDPVLEVTRMTVNKRKAAF; this is encoded by the coding sequence ATGATCCGAATAAATGAAATTATAGATAAAGTCTCCCCATACCTGACTAGTTCTGACCTGGCACTGATTCAAAAGGCCTATGTATTTTCAGCTGCGGCCCATGCTGGTCAAATCCGCCTTAGCGGCGAACCATACCTTTCTCATCCTTTGGAGGTGGCCAATATCCTGGCGGAAATGCATCTCGATGCATCAACCATTGCTGCCGGGCTATTACATGACACTGTTGAAGATACCAGAGCGAGCATTGAGGAGTTAGAACGTCATTTTGGGTCGGAAGTTGCCAAGATTGTAGATGGTGTGACCAAAATCAGCAAAATGAAGTTTGATTCCAAGGAGGAAGCCCAGGCGGAAAATATCCGTAAGATGATTTTGGCCATGGCCGATGATATTCGAGTGATCATGGTCAAGTTAGCCGACAGGTTGCACAATGTACGCACTCTGGAATTTCAGAAGGATATCAAACAAAGGCTTATCGCCAAAGAAACCCTCGATATTTATGCCCCGTTGGCAAACCGTCTCGGTCTTTATCGTTTGAAAGTTGAATTGGAGGATTTGAGTCTTAAGTATAGCCGGCCAGATATCTTCCATCAGATCGAAGATGGAATCAAAAGGCATCAGACAACCGGGCAACAATATATTGATAAGGTGTGCGACCTCATAAAAAATATCCTGGAGGAAAATTCCATTCAAGGCCGCGTTTCTGGTCGGGTCAAACATATTTACAGTATTTATCATAAAATGGTTCAGCAGGGCCTGACTCTGGACCAAGTCTATGATCTCATAGCTTTTAGGGTCATCGTCAAAAGTATCAAAGATTGTTATGCGGTTTTGGGTCTGGTCCATGCCATATGGAAGCCTGTGCCAGGAAGATTTAAGGACTATATTTCCATGCCCAAGGCCAATATGTACCAAAGTTTGCATACGACGGTCATTGGTCCTGATGGCGAACGCATTGAGATTCAGATCAGAACTGAAGAGATGCATCAGCTGGCAGAATACGGCGTGGCAGCGCACTGGAAATATAAGGAAGGTGGTACAAAACTAAAAGAAAAAGATGCCGAACGTTTTAGCTGGCTGCGTAGAATTCTTGATTGGCAGCAAGAACTAAAAGATCCACGGGAATTCATGGCCTCACTTCGTTTTGATCTGTTTCAGGACGAAGTTTATGTATTCACTCCTAGGGGCGAAGTTAAAGAGCTTCCAGAGGGGGCTACTCCGGTTGATTTTGCATATATGATTCATTCAGAGGTTGGAGACCATTGTGCCGGGGCAAAAGTAAACGGGCGTTTGGTACCATTAAACACCAAGCTGAAAAACGGTGATGTTGTTGAAATTATTACTGATCCCCACAGAAATCCCAGTCGGGACTGGCTGAAGTTCGTCAAAACAGCAAAGGCCAGGACCAGAATCAAGCATTGGATCCGTAATGAAGAGCGTGAAACAAGTATTGCTTTAGGTCGGGAGGTTCTGGAAAAAGAAGGCCGGAAACTGGGCTTGAATATCCAGAAGATTCTCAGAGAAGGACAACTGGAGGAAGTTGCCCGGGATTTTTCTTATAAAAGTGTAGAAGATCTTTTATCTGCCGTTGGCTATGCACGGATTACACCCAGGCAGGTTTTAAACCGCCTATTGCCCAAAGAAGAGCCTAAGGCGGAGCTGGAAAAGGGCGAAGTTGCGCAAAGGGAAGAGAAGGAGCGGCTTAAGGGGCCAAGAAAAGATGGGGTGCGCATCAAAGGGGTTGGTGATGTTTTGCTCAGGTTTGCCAAATGTTGTAATCCTATTCCCGGGGATCCTATAATAGGTTATATCAGTAGGGGCAGAGGGGTAACCATCCATACTACAGACTGTCCCAATGTGGAGCGGATGGAACCGGAACGAATGCTGGAAGTAGCCTGGGAAGTGGGGGTTGAAAAAGCATTTCCCGCGAAAATTAAAATTGTTTGCAAAAATGAAAAGGGTGTTCTAGCATTGGTTAGTGGTCTTTTGACAGAGGAAGATATTGATATTGATTCCGGGACATTTAAATCTAATGTTGATGGTCGGTCTGAAATTGTTTTTACTGTTCTGGTTAACAACAGCACACACCTGTACAAGGCTATCGAAAGCATGCGCAAATTGGATCCTGTCTTGGAAGTTACCCGGATGACGGTGAATAAAAGAAAGGCGGCTTTTTAG
- the amrA gene encoding AmmeMemoRadiSam system protein A: MDNFVFNLTDEEKKYLKDLAFLSIKSKLEGQEINFPLPPTEKLNEHFGAFVTLKINGQLRGCIGHIVGDEPLTQTIVKMARAAAFEDPRFPPLSKAELDRVEIEISILSPLERVPDLNKIVPGKHGLLVRKGWYSGLLLPQVATEWGWDRETFLAHTCQKAGLPMNCWQDPQTEIYWFQAVVF, translated from the coding sequence ATGGATAATTTTGTTTTCAATTTAACGGACGAAGAAAAAAAGTATCTTAAGGACCTGGCTTTTTTAAGTATAAAATCCAAACTGGAAGGACAAGAGATAAACTTTCCTCTGCCTCCAACAGAGAAATTAAATGAGCATTTTGGAGCGTTTGTGACTTTGAAAATTAACGGTCAGTTACGGGGCTGCATTGGCCATATAGTAGGCGATGAACCATTAACGCAAACTATAGTTAAAATGGCCAGGGCCGCTGCTTTTGAAGATCCCAGATTTCCGCCTTTAAGCAAGGCTGAATTAGACAGGGTGGAGATAGAAATTTCGATTTTGAGTCCTCTGGAGAGGGTTCCGGACTTAAATAAAATTGTTCCAGGAAAACATGGTCTTTTGGTGCGTAAAGGCTGGTATTCAGGACTGCTTTTGCCTCAGGTGGCTACAGAATGGGGATGGGATAGAGAAACATTCTTGGCCCATACCTGTCAAAAGGCGGGGTTACCCATGAATTGTTGGCAAGATCCACAAACTGAGATCTATTGGTTCCAGGCTGTGGTTTTTTAA
- a CDS encoding radical SAM protein → MQPVYIKTYKSGELRKKITQFKQILNDCTLCPRKCHVRRTDNELGLCKTGRLAQVASFDLHFGEESPLVGKGGSGAIFFAHCNLGCVFCQNYSISLSDTKFQEVYPNQLAFIMLELQKKGAENINFVTPSHVVAQVVEALPEAIEQGLNLPLVYNTSSYDSLNTLKLLDGVIDIYLADVKFFSPKHSKKYTRATDYPEVAMQAIQEMYAQVGGIVLDARGLAQKGLMVRHLLMPGEIADTDKWLEFLHEHKMHDVYLNIMDQYHPAGRADEFPELMDKITYTQWEKAVTKAQKMGFKYIDPGSSRIFNLLF, encoded by the coding sequence ATGCAACCAGTATATATCAAAACCTATAAATCCGGTGAACTCCGAAAAAAGATAACTCAATTCAAACAGATCTTAAATGATTGCACCCTTTGCCCCCGCAAGTGTCATGTCCGGCGTACAGACAACGAACTAGGGCTTTGCAAGACTGGTCGACTGGCCCAGGTTGCCAGCTTTGACCTCCATTTTGGTGAAGAATCACCCCTGGTTGGCAAGGGAGGGTCTGGGGCCATCTTTTTTGCCCATTGCAATCTTGGGTGTGTATTTTGTCAAAACTATTCTATCAGCCTAAGCGATACCAAGTTTCAAGAAGTTTATCCCAACCAACTGGCCTTTATCATGCTTGAATTACAAAAAAAGGGAGCTGAAAACATCAACTTTGTCACCCCATCTCATGTAGTAGCGCAAGTTGTAGAGGCTTTACCCGAAGCCATTGAACAAGGTCTGAATTTGCCCTTGGTCTACAATACCAGTTCCTATGATAGTCTGAACACCCTCAAGTTACTAGACGGAGTCATAGATATTTATCTGGCCGACGTAAAATTTTTCTCACCCAAACACTCCAAAAAATACACCCGTGCCACTGATTACCCAGAGGTAGCTATGCAAGCTATCCAGGAAATGTATGCCCAGGTAGGTGGTATAGTTCTGGATGCCCGGGGCTTGGCCCAAAAAGGACTAATGGTCAGGCACCTGCTGATGCCAGGTGAGATTGCTGACACGGACAAATGGCTCGAATTTCTTCACGAGCATAAAATGCATGATGTTTATTTAAATATCATGGACCAGTATCATCCTGCTGGCCGTGCGGACGAATTTCCAGAACTAATGGATAAAATCACTTACACACAATGGGAAAAAGCCGTGACCAAGGCTCAAAAAATGGGCTTTAAATATATTGATCCTGGCAGTTCTAGAATTTTTAACCTATTATTTTAA
- the secG gene encoding preprotein translocase subunit SecG — translation MQTLIITIHIIACIALVILVLLQSGKEGMGVIFGGGGGSLFGSSGAGGLLSKLTAGAAVVFFCTSLTFTYMSAKKHTARKASIVLDAPITEEPAVPAETNKVPVENEQNSGKNTGQSAQ, via the coding sequence TTGCAGACTCTAATAATCACTATCCATATTATTGCTTGTATTGCCCTGGTTATTCTGGTCCTGCTACAGTCAGGCAAAGAAGGCATGGGTGTTATTTTTGGTGGTGGCGGTGGTAGCCTTTTTGGCAGTAGTGGTGCAGGTGGGCTTTTGTCTAAATTAACTGCAGGGGCAGCGGTAGTCTTTTTCTGTACATCTCTTACTTTTACTTATATGAGCGCCAAAAAGCATACTGCTCGCAAGGCATCAATTGTGCTTGATGCCCCAATAACAGAAGAGCCTGCAGTGCCTGCAGAGACAAACAAAGTCCCAGTGGAAAACGAGCAAAACTCGGGTAAAAATACTGGACAATCCGCTCAGTAG
- the tpiA gene encoding triose-phosphate isomerase, which yields MKKLIAANWKMFKTWSEGMQTARELLVATRQDLPADREVLLIPSFTLLKGVGEVFSGVENYYLGAQNFYPEEQGAYTGEISPVQLKDLGCSFALAGHSERRHVLGETDEFVGQKVRFGLEKGLNIILCIGEKIEERKKGQVEEVLHRQLAKGLAGVEKDIEPQRLSIAYEPVWAIGTGEVAGPKEIVHAHTFIRNELAEYFQFYKDIRILYGGSVKPDNASQILGLDNVDGVLVGGASLKAESFSQIVLAE from the coding sequence ATGAAGAAGTTAATTGCGGCCAATTGGAAAATGTTCAAGACTTGGTCCGAAGGGATGCAGACGGCCCGTGAGTTGTTAGTGGCTACCAGGCAAGATTTGCCTGCGGATAGAGAAGTGCTTTTAATTCCCTCCTTTACACTGTTAAAAGGAGTTGGCGAAGTCTTTTCGGGAGTAGAAAACTATTACCTGGGGGCCCAAAATTTTTATCCCGAAGAGCAAGGGGCATATACTGGGGAGATAAGCCCTGTGCAGCTTAAAGATTTGGGTTGCTCATTTGCCTTGGCCGGTCACTCAGAGCGAAGGCATGTTTTGGGTGAAACAGATGAGTTCGTTGGTCAGAAGGTTCGGTTTGGCTTGGAAAAAGGGCTGAATATTATTTTATGTATTGGTGAAAAGATTGAAGAGCGCAAAAAAGGACAGGTAGAAGAAGTTCTGCATCGCCAGCTCGCCAAAGGTCTTGCCGGAGTAGAAAAGGATATAGAGCCGCAGCGATTGTCTATTGCCTATGAGCCGGTTTGGGCTATTGGAACCGGAGAAGTGGCCGGGCCCAAGGAAATTGTGCATGCGCACACATTTATTCGTAATGAATTGGCTGAATATTTTCAGTTCTATAAGGATATCAGAATATTATATGGGGGTAGTGTAAAGCCTGACAATGCCAGTCAGATTCTTGGTCTTGACAATGTGGATGGAGTGCTGGTAGGTGGGGCAAGTTTGAAGGCTGAAAGCTTTAGTCAAATCGTTTTAGCAGAATAA
- a CDS encoding phosphoglycerate kinase, producing the protein MLFLDQVDIQGKRIIMRVDYNVPLKDGAITDDNRIRASLPTINYLLEKGASVVLCSHLGKPKGKKRPELSLKPVAERLKELLNRDVIMAPDCIGEEVLNLAQNLKPGQIMLLENLRFHPGEQKNDPEFARELARMGEIYVNDAFGVAHREHASVVEVTKYVPKCCAGLLLEREWKYLRKALKNPERPFVAVSGGAKVSSKLGILNSLLDKVDRLIIGGAMANTFLQAQGVAMGRSLVEKDLISEAQKILVTAREKGVSLYLPVDFITGTSPDGELASGVCPYQDIPQEEMALDIGPATHTLFAEVLRDARTVVWNGPMGAFENSTFAQGSLNLAESIAHLDALTIVGGGDTDALIHKAGLTEKFSFISTGGGSFLQFLEGRELPAFKALEECKQ; encoded by the coding sequence ATGCTGTTTTTGGATCAGGTTGATATCCAGGGCAAAAGAATCATCATGCGCGTAGATTATAACGTGCCCTTAAAAGATGGGGCTATTACTGATGACAATCGAATCAGAGCTAGTCTGCCTACGATCAACTATCTTCTGGAAAAAGGAGCTAGCGTTGTTCTTTGTTCCCACCTAGGCAAGCCTAAGGGGAAGAAGAGGCCTGAGTTATCCCTTAAGCCCGTTGCTGAAAGGCTTAAAGAGTTGCTGAATAGAGATGTGATTATGGCCCCGGATTGTATTGGGGAAGAAGTCTTGAACCTGGCTCAAAACTTAAAGCCAGGGCAAATTATGCTTTTGGAGAATCTCCGTTTTCACCCTGGTGAGCAGAAAAATGATCCTGAATTTGCCCGTGAATTAGCCAGGATGGGAGAGATCTATGTCAATGATGCCTTTGGAGTTGCCCATCGGGAACATGCATCTGTAGTAGAGGTGACTAAATACGTGCCAAAATGTTGCGCAGGTCTTTTGCTGGAAAGAGAGTGGAAGTATTTGCGGAAGGCCCTGAAAAATCCTGAGCGTCCCTTTGTGGCCGTGTCTGGCGGAGCAAAGGTTTCTTCTAAGCTTGGAATCTTAAACAGCTTGTTGGATAAAGTGGACAGGCTGATTATAGGCGGGGCCATGGCCAATACTTTTTTACAGGCCCAGGGTGTGGCCATGGGCAGGTCTCTGGTAGAGAAAGACCTTATTTCAGAGGCCCAAAAGATTTTGGTTACAGCCAGAGAAAAAGGAGTTAGCCTGTATTTACCTGTTGACTTTATTACTGGTACAAGTCCAGATGGTGAGTTGGCCTCTGGAGTCTGTCCATATCAGGATATTCCTCAGGAAGAAATGGCTTTGGATATAGGACCGGCAACACATACCCTGTTTGCCGAGGTGCTCAGAGATGCCCGTACAGTGGTCTGGAATGGCCCCATGGGAGCTTTTGAGAACTCTACCTTTGCCCAGGGATCTTTGAACCTGGCAGAGAGTATCGCTCACTTGGATGCCTTGACCATTGTAGGTGGAGGTGACACTGATGCTTTGATCCACAAGGCTGGGCTAACCGAGAAATTCAGTTTTATTTCTACAGGTGGAGGGTCTTTTTTACAGTTTTTAGAAGGTAGGGAACTACCAGCTTTTAAGGCTTTAGAGGAGTGCAAACAATGA
- a CDS encoding archease: MKPYWDHFYHQADIGIIGAGPTVSSAFAQAGLALTAVITELDKVRPVQEKEISIEAPELDILFFDYINEIIFLISTQGMLFSEYTVKIENLSLEATIKGEPIDVQKHAPAVEVKGATFSGLKVFKNNQGFWVAKCIVDV; encoded by the coding sequence ATGAAACCATATTGGGACCATTTCTATCATCAGGCTGACATTGGCATTATTGGTGCCGGCCCGACTGTTTCTTCCGCCTTTGCGCAGGCTGGCTTGGCTTTAACTGCCGTGATCACAGAACTAGATAAAGTGCGCCCTGTTCAGGAAAAAGAAATTTCTATTGAAGCTCCTGAACTGGATATTCTTTTCTTTGATTACATAAATGAAATAATCTTTCTTATCTCCACACAAGGGATGCTTTTTTCCGAATACACGGTCAAAATTGAAAACCTTAGCCTTGAGGCAACAATAAAGGGTGAACCCATAGATGTCCAAAAGCATGCTCCTGCTGTCGAAGTCAAAGGAGCCACTTTTAGTGGGCTAAAGGTCTTTAAAAACAACCAAGGTTTCTGGGTTGCAAAGTGCATAGTCGATGTCTAA
- a CDS encoding RtcB family protein — protein sequence MDLSYFKKISHWTWQLMPEDRMRVPAIIFASESLLAEMDDKVLEQLSNVATLPGIVAASMAMPDAHWGYGFPIGGVAAFDPDLGGVVSAGGVGFDIACGVRTLLTGLHFEEILPRKKNLADLLFQTIPAGLGSKGNLKVKNKDMDQLLLKGAKWAVEQGYGDKADLDKIEERGTAKGARPEFVSAKAKQRQEREMGTLGSGNHYLEVQVIEEIYDQKVAQVFGLRQNDCVVSIHCGSRGLGHQIATEFMREMIMEAKRQKIYLPDRDLACAPINSKTGQEYLGAMRAAINCALANRQILTHLVRQTFDVVFPGINMPLLYDVAHNTCREEYHEVSGQKRKLFVHRKGATRAFGPGHPDLPLEYRDVGQPVLIGGSMGTSSYILVGTEKGMQLSFGSACHGAGRTMSRRQAKKMYTGPKIVQDLDQQGIEIRGHSYRGLAEEAPDAYKDVSEVVEVAHKTHLAYKVARLRPIICIKG from the coding sequence ATGGATTTGTCCTATTTTAAAAAAATCAGTCACTGGACCTGGCAACTTATGCCGGAAGACCGCATGCGCGTTCCGGCTATAATTTTTGCAAGCGAATCACTTTTAGCAGAGATGGACGACAAGGTACTGGAACAATTATCTAATGTTGCCACCTTGCCAGGTATCGTTGCCGCGAGCATGGCCATGCCTGATGCCCATTGGGGATATGGTTTTCCCATAGGCGGAGTGGCCGCCTTTGACCCTGACCTGGGCGGGGTTGTTTCTGCCGGCGGGGTTGGGTTTGATATTGCCTGTGGTGTCCGCACTCTTCTGACGGGATTACACTTTGAAGAAATTTTGCCTCGAAAAAAAAACCTGGCTGACCTTCTCTTCCAGACCATTCCTGCCGGTCTTGGCTCAAAAGGAAATCTCAAAGTCAAAAACAAGGATATGGACCAACTTCTTCTCAAGGGGGCTAAATGGGCTGTTGAACAAGGCTATGGAGATAAGGCGGATCTGGACAAAATAGAGGAAAGAGGAACAGCTAAAGGAGCTCGGCCAGAATTTGTCTCAGCAAAGGCCAAACAAAGACAGGAAAGGGAAATGGGTACCCTAGGCTCAGGCAACCACTACCTTGAAGTCCAGGTCATTGAGGAAATCTATGATCAAAAAGTGGCTCAAGTCTTTGGTCTGCGCCAAAATGATTGTGTGGTGAGTATCCATTGCGGTTCAAGGGGTTTGGGGCATCAAATTGCTACGGAATTTATGCGCGAAATGATCATGGAAGCCAAAAGGCAAAAAATTTATCTTCCGGACCGGGATCTGGCCTGTGCCCCTATTAACTCTAAAACCGGACAAGAATATCTTGGAGCCATGCGCGCAGCTATTAACTGTGCTCTGGCCAACAGACAAATTTTAACCCATCTGGTCAGACAGACCTTTGATGTTGTTTTCCCGGGCATTAACATGCCTTTACTTTATGATGTTGCCCACAATACCTGCCGGGAAGAATATCATGAAGTTTCCGGCCAAAAAAGAAAGCTCTTTGTACACAGAAAAGGCGCTACCAGGGCTTTTGGGCCTGGTCATCCTGACCTGCCTTTAGAGTATCGAGATGTTGGCCAGCCTGTTTTAATCGGTGGCAGTATGGGCACTTCTTCTTATATCCTGGTTGGAACTGAAAAAGGCATGCAACTAAGTTTTGGTTCAGCCTGCCATGGTGCTGGCCGGACCATGAGCAGAAGACAAGCTAAAAAAATGTACACTGGGCCAAAAATTGTTCAAGACTTGGATCAGCAAGGCATTGAGATTCGCGGCCATTCCTATCGGGGCCTGGCCGAAGAGGCTCCTGACGCGTATAAAGATGTTTCAGAGGTAGTAGAAGTTGCCCATAAGACGCATCTGGCGTATAAAGTGGCCCGACTTAGACCGATTATTTGTATAAAAGGATGA